The following proteins are encoded in a genomic region of Magnolia sinica isolate HGM2019 chromosome 1, MsV1, whole genome shotgun sequence:
- the LOC131257692 gene encoding aquaporin TIP2-1 gives MAGIAFGRFDDSFSIGSLKAYLAEFISTLLFVFAGVGSAIAYNKLTSSAALDPAGLVAIAICHGFALFVAVSVGANISGGHVNPAVTFGLALGGQITILTGILYWVAQLVGSIAACFLLKAVTGGLAIPTHTLAAGVGAAEGVVMEIIITFALVYTVYATAADPKKGSLGTIAPIAIGLIVGANILAAGPFSGGSMNPARSFGPAVASGNFTDNWIYWVGPLIGGGLAGLIYGYVFMSSEHAPLSSEF, from the exons ATGGCCGGAATTGCCTTTGGCCGCTTCGATGACTCTTTCAGCATAGGCTCATTGAAAGCCTACCTTGCAGAGTTCATATCGACCTTGCTCTTTGTCTTTGCTGGAGTTGGTTCAGCTATTGCCTACa ATAAGTTGACATCGAGCGCTGCTCTCGATCCAGCCGGACTTGTTGCCATCGCCATTTGCCATGGGTTTGCACTCTTCGTCGCTGTATCCGTTGGTGCCAACATCTCTGGTGGCCATGTTAATCCAGCGGTCACCTTTGGATTGGCCCTTGGTGGCCAGATCACCATCCTTACTGGGATCTTGTACTGGGTTGCCCAGCTCGTTGGCTCCATCGCTGCCTGCTTCCTCCTCAAGGCTGTTACAGGAGGCCTC GCAATTCCCACTCACACCCTAGCTGCTGGAGTAGGAGCCGCTGAAGGAGTTGTGATGGAGATCATCATCACCTTTGCCTTGGTCTACACCGTATATGCGACAGCTGCCGACCCGAAGAAGGGAAGTTTGGGCACCATCGCCCCGATTGCTATAGGTTTGATCGTTGGTGCAAACATTCTCGCTGCGGGTCCATTCTCAGGTGGGTCCATGAATCCTGCCCGTTCATTCGGACCAGCGGTGGCCAGTGGAAACTTCACAGACAATTGGATTTACTGGGTGGGCCCCCTCATTGGTGGAGGCTTGGCTGGTCTCATCTATGGCTATGTCTTCATGTCCTCTGAGCATGCTCCTCTTTCCAGCGAGTTCTAG